Proteins encoded in a region of the Triplophysa dalaica isolate WHDGS20190420 chromosome 10, ASM1584641v1, whole genome shotgun sequence genome:
- the LOC130429549 gene encoding uncharacterized protein LOC130429549 produces the protein MCFINLFSVDVQTRVRMIVYHLCALFLLSGVFGVDADEVKSVSVMEGHSVTLHTDLTHIQYDRILWMFEFHDTVIAEIHAQNVNMYDSNEIFGGRLKLDSQTGSLTITDIRITDSGVYTLETIRDRRSSYKRFKVTVYFTQQSTEVQIILLPVVLIVCLLMGCMCCCCCVCCLCCRKRTGPEKKNLSEYTEVIYSLYVKDPSQDNE, from the exons ATGTGCTTCATAAACCTTTTTTCTGTTGATGTGCAAACACGTGTCAGAATGATTGTCTATCATCTGTGTGCTTTATTCCTCCTGTCTG gtgtgtttggtgttgatgcagatgaagtgaagtcagtgtcagtgatggagggacattctgtcactctacacactgatcttaCACACATTCAGTATGATCGCATACTGTGGATGTTTGAATTTCACGACACCGTTATAGCTGAAATCCATGCACAGAATGTTAATATGTATGACAGTAATGAAATATTTGGAGGCAGACTGAAGCTGGacagtcagactggatctctcaccatcacagacATCAGAATCACAGACTCTGGTGTTTATACACTAGAGACCATCCGTGACAGAAGATCTTCATACAAGAGATTCAAGGTTACTGTCTATT TCACTCAGCAATCAACTGAAGTTCAAATCATTCTGCTGCCAGTTGTGTTAATTGTGTGTCTCCTGATGGGATGTatgtgctgctgctgctgtgtgtGCTGTTTGTGCTGTAGAAAACGAACAGGACCTGAGA AGAAGAACTTGTCAGAATACACAGAGGTCATCTACAGTCTTTACGTGAAAGATCCGTCGCAGGACAATGaataa